Proteins from a genomic interval of Sander vitreus isolate 19-12246 chromosome 6, sanVit1, whole genome shotgun sequence:
- the LOC144518988 gene encoding E3 ubiquitin-protein ligase NHLRC1-like: MAMNPGSQSRGSLSPEGILREIQINLLECKVCFEKFSTQQREHRPQNLSCGHVLCLECIRALSHPLLRKLECPFCRQLCSVDSTSHCQALSDLQELLLSRSPTSSAPLHRQKASLGLAPGRTSTALHLCTAFGGWGTLINPTGIAVLGSSGTIIVVHDGEKRVAVFNPQGRKLHSFGQRGQASWEVCYPVDVAVTRCGHVVVTDAGDKAVKVFTSTGHHVLTVRDSLQMPWGVDTDSCGHILVSDVQAGTLSQVKMDYAHGLALEHQTAISDLQHPKAVACCWVTCNTAVMEHLPDDIHSPGRHQHTRLRVFTEDFHPLYQTDSFSLTLQSTVRLNMSGVAFDRDGDVIVIDSNQGMVWSLGKLQNGPALTPLVGDHLIRPVGLVSLNNTLIILDSGDHTVKMYSAKY, encoded by the coding sequence ATGGCCATGAATCCTGGTTCCCAGAGTCGTGGCAGCCTGAGTCCTGAGGGGATTCTGAGAGAGATCCAGATCAACTTGCTGGAGTGTAAAGTCTGTTTCGAGAAGTTCAGCACTCAGCAGAGGGAGCACAGACCACAGAATCTTTCCTGTGGCCATGTACTCTGTCTGGAATGCATCAGGGCTCTGTCCCACCCTCTCCTGAGAAAGTTGGAGTGCCCATTCTGTCGACAGCTGTGCAGTGTTGACAGCACCTCCCACTGCCAGGCTCTTAGTGACCTGCAGGAGCTGCTATTGTCCCGGAGTCCCAcatcctctgctcctcttcACAGGCAAAAGGCAAGCCTTGGCCTGGCCCCAGGTCGGACATCCACAGCACTGCACCTCTGCACAGCTTTTGGCGGGTGGGGGACTCTTATCAATCCCACTGGGATAGCTGTTTTGGGATCTTCAGGGACAATAATTGTGGTGCATGACGGAGAGAAGAGGGTGGCGGTGTTCAATCCACAGGGCAGGAAGCTGCACAGTTTTGGGCAAAGAGGACAAGCCAGTTGGGAGGTCTGTTACCCAGTGGATGTGGCAGTGACTCGCTGTGGTCatgttgtggtgactgatgcagGAGATAAAGCTGTGAAGGTTTTCACCTCCACGGGACACCACGTGTTGACAGTCAGAGATTCCCTCCAGATGCCCTGGGGTGTGGATACAGACAGCTGTGGGCACATCCTGGTCTCAGACGTCCAGGCTGGCACGCTGTCCCAAGTAAAAATGGACTACGCTCACGGTCTCGCTCTGGAGCATCAAACAGCCATTTCAGACCTGCAGCATCCAAAAGCAGTGGCCTGCTGTTGGGTGACTTGTAACACTGCAGTGATGGAGCATTTACCTGATGACATACATTCACCAGGGAGACACCAACACACAAGGCTGAGAGTGTTTACAGAAGACTTCCACCCCCTTTATCAGACTGACAGTTTCAGCCTGACCCTGCAGTCCACAGTGAGGCTGAACATGTCAGGCGTGGCCTTTGACAGAGATGGAGATGTGATTGTGATTGACTCCAATCAGGGGATGGTTTGGAGTTTGGGGAAGCTCCAGAATGGCCCAGCCCTGACCCCACTTGTGGGAGACCACCTCATCCGCCCAGTTGGACTGGTGTCACTGAACAACACGCTTATTATTCTGGACAGTGGAGACCATACAGTGAAGATGTATTCAGCTAAATATTGA